One window of Labilithrix sp. genomic DNA carries:
- a CDS encoding general secretion pathway protein GspC, translating to MAFAQLLRKHFWVVPLPLLATAALLNAQAVTQLVGATMAVDEKDLARAPNVSLRGAGAAGSASARSTDGSPIIHRNAFDHVAGPLDTKPVEESGDGEPTGPIDTSDPWSAPACEGVVVKAIAASDDEAWSFASFAGEGGKPQLARRGSDVGGKTVHFIGWDRVWLTSSGQLCQASLFDAKKAPPPAAPAPAPAASSSAAPSTGARRGAPPLSADMKSGIKQVSPTEFQIDRGILDKILENQAELMRQARVVPVQENGKVVGVRLNGIKSDALLGVLGMQNGDTLKTINGFDMGSPEKALEAYARLRTADKLTISLSRGGKDMNIDYAIK from the coding sequence ATGGCGTTCGCACAGCTCCTCCGCAAGCACTTCTGGGTCGTCCCGCTGCCGCTCCTGGCGACGGCGGCGCTCCTCAACGCGCAGGCGGTGACCCAGCTCGTGGGGGCGACGATGGCGGTCGACGAGAAGGACCTCGCGCGCGCCCCCAACGTGTCGCTCCGCGGCGCGGGCGCGGCCGGGTCCGCGTCGGCGCGCAGCACGGACGGCTCGCCGATCATCCATCGCAACGCGTTCGATCACGTCGCGGGCCCGCTCGACACGAAGCCGGTAGAGGAGAGCGGCGACGGCGAGCCCACCGGACCGATCGACACGAGCGATCCGTGGAGCGCGCCGGCGTGCGAAGGCGTCGTCGTGAAGGCGATCGCGGCGAGCGACGACGAGGCGTGGTCGTTCGCGTCGTTCGCGGGCGAAGGCGGCAAGCCGCAGCTCGCGCGTCGCGGCAGCGACGTCGGCGGCAAGACGGTGCACTTCATCGGCTGGGACCGCGTGTGGCTCACGAGCAGCGGCCAGCTCTGCCAGGCCTCGCTCTTCGACGCCAAGAAGGCGCCGCCCCCCGCCGCGCCGGCCCCCGCGCCCGCGGCGTCGTCCTCCGCCGCCCCGTCCACCGGCGCCCGCCGAGGAGCGCCGCCGCTCTCCGCCGACATGAAGAGCGGCATCAAGCAGGTGAGCCCGACCGAGTTCCAGATCGATCGCGGCATCCTCGACAAGATCCTGGAGAACCAGGCCGAGCTCATGCGTCAGGCGCGCGTCGTGCCGGTGCAGGAGAACGGCAAGGTCGTCGGCGTCCGGCTGAACGGCATCAAGTCCGACGCCCTCCTCGGCGTGCTCGGGATGCAGAACGGCGACACGCTGAAGACGATCAACGGCTTCGACATGGGCAGCCCCGAGAAGGCGCTCGAGGCATACGCGCGCCTCCGCACCGCCGACAAGCTCACGATCTCGCTCTCGCGCGGCGGCAAGGACATGAACATCGACTACGCGATCAAGTAG
- a CDS encoding alkaline phosphatase D family protein: MIGRRDALKGIAVAAALAACGTEDEVPPPVDPVFGHGVASGDPLSNAVILWTRISSTATAPVTGRWQIAEDATFARVVASGTFETNADRDYTVKVDAIGLAPATTYYYRFLVRERASMTGRTRTAPIDARPVRFAVVSCASLPHGYFHAYRALARRPDIDAVLHLGDYLYEYADGAYGSVRRSEPRHALQTLADYRARYAQYRRDRDLQEVHRQHPFVCIWDDHEHIDNAYRDGTTGDNPALGDWPARRSAAARAYSEWIPIRDQPDGRIWRSLRYGELVDLVLLDTRIWGRDIQLGPDDPGLADPARQLLGADQEVWLAAALRTSRARWKLVAQQVMMTAVPSWFRDDGWDDYPAARSRFYDVLEETPVRDVVVLSGDVHSSWASELSRGPGAPPLAVELITPAVTSPGASRRSAPALLADAPWIKYVELVRRGFMLVDVTARRVHAAWFHVDDVEDEQGAATSFAAGYATYAGDPRLVSEPEEPAVLVTAPLAPA; encoded by the coding sequence ATGATCGGCCGCCGTGACGCATTGAAGGGGATCGCCGTCGCGGCCGCGCTCGCCGCGTGCGGCACCGAGGACGAGGTCCCGCCGCCGGTCGATCCCGTCTTCGGCCACGGCGTCGCGAGCGGCGATCCGCTCTCGAACGCCGTCATCCTCTGGACGCGCATCTCGTCGACCGCGACCGCGCCCGTCACCGGCCGCTGGCAGATCGCCGAGGACGCCACCTTCGCGCGCGTCGTCGCGAGCGGCACCTTCGAGACGAACGCGGACCGCGACTACACGGTCAAGGTCGACGCGATCGGCCTCGCGCCGGCGACGACCTACTACTACCGCTTCCTCGTCCGCGAGCGCGCCTCGATGACGGGGCGCACGCGGACGGCGCCGATCGACGCGCGGCCGGTGCGCTTCGCGGTCGTGTCGTGCGCGAGCCTCCCGCACGGGTACTTCCACGCCTACCGCGCGCTCGCGCGGCGCCCCGACATCGACGCGGTGCTCCACCTCGGCGACTACCTCTACGAATACGCCGACGGCGCCTACGGCTCGGTCCGCCGCTCCGAGCCGCGCCACGCGCTGCAGACGCTCGCCGATTACCGCGCGCGTTATGCGCAATACCGGCGCGATCGCGACCTCCAGGAGGTGCACCGGCAGCATCCGTTCGTCTGCATTTGGGACGATCACGAGCACATCGACAACGCGTATCGAGACGGGACGACGGGCGACAACCCCGCGCTCGGCGACTGGCCCGCGCGCCGGAGCGCGGCCGCGCGGGCGTATTCGGAGTGGATCCCGATTCGCGATCAGCCGGACGGGCGGATATGGCGATCATTGCGCTACGGGGAGCTGGTCGACCTCGTCCTCCTCGATACCCGAATATGGGGACGCGATATCCAATTGGGGCCGGACGATCCGGGCCTCGCCGACCCCGCGCGCCAGCTCCTCGGCGCCGATCAGGAGGTGTGGCTCGCCGCGGCGCTGCGCACGTCCCGCGCGCGGTGGAAGCTCGTCGCGCAGCAGGTGATGATGACGGCGGTGCCGTCCTGGTTCCGCGACGACGGCTGGGACGACTACCCCGCGGCGCGCTCGCGCTTCTACGACGTGCTCGAGGAGACGCCGGTCCGCGACGTCGTCGTGCTCTCCGGCGACGTGCACTCGTCGTGGGCGAGCGAGCTCTCGCGCGGCCCCGGCGCGCCGCCGCTCGCGGTGGAGCTCATCACGCCGGCGGTGACGTCGCCCGGCGCCTCGCGCCGCTCCGCGCCCGCGCTCCTCGCCGACGCGCCGTGGATCAAATACGTCGAGCTCGTGCGGCGCGGCTTCATGCTCGTCGACGTGACCGCGCGGCGCGTGCACGCCGCCTGGTTCCACGTCGACGACGTCGAGGACGAGCAGGGCGCCGCGACGAGCTTCGCCGCGGGCTACGCGACGTACGCCGGCGATCCGCGCCTCGTGAGCGAGCCGGAGGAGCCGGCGGTGCTCGTCACCGCGCCGCTCGCGCCCGCCTGA
- a CDS encoding sigma-70 family RNA polymerase sigma factor produces MAVSALDRVLERRPELLAFLRRRVRPGTDVEDVLQHALLTATAKVAQLRDEERAVAWFYRILRRRLADERARARAWDEKRPLLEAAEDVAPEDPALCACSLGLLDTLAPAYAEVVRRVDLGDEPIADVAAALGTTTNNVTVRLHRARKSLRDRLASTCGTTSLGSCLECDCV; encoded by the coding sequence ATGGCCGTCTCCGCGCTCGACCGCGTCCTCGAACGACGCCCGGAGCTCCTCGCGTTTCTGCGCCGCCGCGTGCGCCCCGGCACCGACGTGGAGGATGTCCTCCAGCACGCCCTCCTGACCGCGACGGCGAAGGTCGCGCAGCTCCGCGACGAAGAGCGCGCGGTGGCGTGGTTCTACCGCATCCTCCGCCGCCGCCTCGCCGACGAGCGCGCCCGCGCCCGCGCGTGGGACGAGAAGCGCCCGCTGCTCGAAGCCGCTGAGGACGTCGCGCCGGAGGACCCCGCGCTCTGCGCGTGCAGCCTCGGCCTCCTCGACACGCTCGCCCCCGCGTACGCGGAGGTGGTCCGCCGCGTCGACCTCGGCGACGAGCCCATCGCCGACGTCGCGGCCGCGCTCGGGACGACGACGAACAACGTCACCGTGCGCCTCCACCGCGCGCGGAAGAGCCTGCGCGACCGCCTCGCCTCGACGTGCGGGACGACCTCGCTCGGCTCGTGCCTCGAGTGCGATTGTGTGTAA
- a CDS encoding thioredoxin family protein has translation MRNVFHFCAAALVLAACASSPPPAGTAGTPHGKLSELSRVEGDIVLCEHKVPAQVCTKHHPELVAQFQRAGDWCKPHGVPESQCLECHPDLTFEPLPKLPEGADVAWLSKEGEDVPDLDAHAAPGKVTVFEFYAEWCAVCRKVDGHVYKRLAGGETELAYRKLNIVEWESALGQRYVKDVPTLPLIIVYGPKGKRFRALYGADLALIDRTIAEARAQ, from the coding sequence ATGAGGAACGTCTTTCACTTCTGCGCCGCCGCGCTCGTGCTCGCGGCGTGCGCGTCTTCCCCGCCGCCGGCCGGGACCGCGGGCACGCCCCACGGCAAGCTGTCGGAGCTCTCGCGCGTCGAGGGCGACATCGTGCTCTGCGAGCACAAGGTGCCGGCGCAGGTCTGCACGAAGCACCACCCCGAGCTCGTCGCGCAATTCCAGCGCGCGGGCGACTGGTGCAAGCCGCACGGCGTGCCAGAGTCGCAGTGCCTCGAGTGCCACCCCGACCTCACCTTCGAGCCGCTCCCGAAGCTGCCCGAGGGCGCCGACGTCGCGTGGCTCTCGAAGGAAGGCGAGGACGTGCCCGACCTCGACGCGCACGCCGCTCCCGGCAAGGTCACCGTCTTCGAGTTCTACGCGGAGTGGTGCGCGGTCTGCCGCAAGGTCGACGGCCACGTCTACAAGCGGCTCGCCGGCGGCGAGACGGAGCTCGCGTACCGCAAGCTCAACATCGTGGAGTGGGAGTCCGCGCTCGGGCAGCGCTACGTGAAGGACGTCCCGACGTTGCCGCTCATCATCGTGTACGGACCGAAGGGCAAGCGCTTCCGCGCGCTCTACGGCGCCGACCTCGCGCTCATCGACCGCACGATCGCCGAAGCCCGCGCGCAATGA
- a CDS encoding AAA family ATPase, with the protein MTEAVQRPPAEVTYAAELARLAKSDDAPAPPGWRLSARAVRTFILGDEKRQVRRKFVGQPSLVDRAMVALATGRGLMLVGEPGTAKSLLSELLAAAVSGDSTRTIQGSAATTEDQIKYSWNYALLLAEGPTPRALVPAPLYRAMEAGAIVRFEEVTRCPLEVQDSLLAVLSDRVLAVPELTGPDAMLFAKDGFNVIATANTRDLGVNEMSAALKRRFNFETVFPIADLATEIALVRAEAARLLARSGVTAPLPEEVLELLVTTFRELRAGETTDGQATDRLSTAMSTAEAVSVAHAVGVRGHYLAAGAPTPGDLVECLVGAAVKSNNDDLARLRRYFEQRVGRKNGAHWKAFYEARHKIPGS; encoded by the coding sequence ATGACGGAAGCGGTCCAGCGGCCTCCCGCCGAGGTCACGTACGCCGCCGAGCTCGCGCGGCTCGCGAAGAGCGACGACGCCCCCGCGCCGCCGGGCTGGAGGCTCTCCGCGCGCGCAGTGCGCACGTTCATCCTCGGCGACGAGAAGCGGCAGGTCCGCCGCAAGTTCGTCGGGCAGCCCTCGCTCGTCGACCGCGCGATGGTAGCCCTCGCGACCGGGCGCGGGCTCATGCTGGTAGGAGAGCCCGGGACCGCGAAGTCGCTCCTGAGCGAGCTGCTCGCGGCGGCGGTGAGCGGCGACTCCACGCGCACGATCCAGGGGAGCGCGGCGACGACGGAGGACCAGATCAAGTATTCGTGGAACTACGCGCTGCTCCTCGCGGAGGGCCCCACGCCGCGCGCGCTCGTGCCGGCGCCGCTCTACCGCGCGATGGAAGCGGGCGCGATCGTGCGCTTCGAGGAGGTGACGCGCTGCCCGCTCGAGGTCCAGGACTCGCTCCTCGCCGTGCTCTCGGACCGCGTGCTCGCGGTGCCGGAGCTCACCGGTCCCGACGCGATGCTCTTCGCGAAGGACGGCTTCAACGTGATCGCGACCGCGAACACGCGTGACCTCGGCGTGAACGAGATGAGCGCCGCGCTGAAGCGACGCTTCAACTTCGAGACGGTGTTCCCGATCGCGGACCTCGCGACCGAGATCGCGCTCGTGCGCGCCGAGGCGGCGCGGCTCCTCGCGCGCTCGGGCGTCACCGCGCCGCTGCCGGAGGAGGTGCTCGAGCTCCTCGTGACGACGTTCCGCGAGCTCCGCGCGGGGGAGACGACCGACGGCCAGGCGACCGATCGCCTCTCGACCGCGATGAGCACCGCGGAGGCGGTGAGCGTCGCGCACGCGGTCGGGGTGCGCGGCCACTACCTCGCCGCCGGCGCGCCGACGCCGGGCGATCTCGTCGAGTGCCTCGTCGGCGCGGCGGTGAAGAGCAACAACGACGACCTCGCGCGCCTGCGGCGGTACTTCGAGCAGCGGGTGGGCCGCAAGAACGGCGCGCACTGGAAGGCGTTCTACGAGGCCCGTCACAAGATCCCGGGGTCGTGA